One genomic segment of Methanolinea mesophila includes these proteins:
- a CDS encoding glutaminyl-peptide cyclotransferase has product MILLLFLLVITVLLHPGHLDPPSQDSGVPVQAPHVYSYRVLATYPHDRFAFTEGLAYYEGMLVESTGLQGNSTIRLVNLTTGGVIKALRLQDAWFGEGATVYGDRIAQETETSGFGILYEASTLTPLGTFPYSTKGWGITFDGTRLIMSDGSSTIYFLDPMTFEPVRNVTVTDHGVPVKNLNELEYVRGEVYANVWPSYAIAIISPETGQVSGWIDLSGILTPDEKKQVGWTEIVPLYGNTSVRFINEDCPNGIAYDSAGDRLFVTGKLWPTLYHIELVEKEQ; this is encoded by the coding sequence GTGATTCTGCTTCTTTTCCTGCTTGTTATTACGGTCCTCCTCCACCCCGGGCATCTGGACCCTCCGTCACAGGACTCCGGCGTTCCTGTGCAGGCTCCCCATGTGTATTCCTATCGCGTGCTCGCCACCTATCCCCACGACCGGTTCGCGTTTACCGAGGGACTGGCCTATTATGAGGGGATGCTCGTGGAGAGCACGGGCCTCCAGGGGAATTCGACGATACGGCTGGTCAACCTGACCACGGGCGGGGTCATAAAGGCACTTCGCCTGCAGGACGCCTGGTTCGGCGAAGGGGCCACTGTGTACGGGGACCGCATCGCCCAGGAGACCGAGACTTCCGGGTTCGGCATTCTCTATGAAGCCTCCACCCTCACCCCGCTCGGGACTTTTCCGTATTCCACGAAAGGTTGGGGGATCACCTTCGACGGCACCCGCCTGATCATGAGTGACGGTTCGTCAACCATCTACTTCCTCGACCCGATGACGTTCGAACCCGTCAGGAACGTCACCGTGACAGATCACGGGGTCCCGGTGAAAAACCTCAACGAGCTGGAATATGTCAGGGGAGAAGTCTATGCAAACGTCTGGCCCTCGTATGCGATCGCCATAATCTCGCCCGAGACCGGCCAGGTTTCGGGATGGATCGATCTTTCCGGGATCCTCACCCCCGATGAGAAGAAGCAGGTCGGCTGGACCGAGATCGTTCCCTTGTACGGAAATACTTCAGTCAGGTTCATCAACGAGGACTGCCCGAACGGGATCGCGTACGATTCTGCAGGCGACCGCCTATTCGTGACCGGCAAGCTCTGGCCGACGCTCTATCACATCGAACTGGTGGA